One part of the Rutidosis leptorrhynchoides isolate AG116_Rl617_1_P2 chromosome 1, CSIRO_AGI_Rlap_v1, whole genome shotgun sequence genome encodes these proteins:
- the LOC139896082 gene encoding F-box protein At5g62510-like, whose protein sequence is MSDYLPFEIQIEIIKKLPIRALLRCRSVSKSWKSLIDSSDFIATFQFSNAPVKHRLLVRYVDSKQKSNVEDDKYVSIVDDDENFPQNKIPMMVPSDVRLRGPDIIGSSQGVLFLWFAPTKFVLWNPTIRKTVPIVVPNLSNNGEFVSVVGFGVCLGSWRSLCMSVPQSEIVDFSVDLNVEDDHVFGAWSSFKLIM, encoded by the exons ATGTCTGACTACTTACCTttcgaaattcaaatagaaataatCAAAAAGCTACCAATCAGAGCATTGCTTCGATGCAGatcagtttcaaaatcatggaagtCGCTAATCGATAGCTCTGATTTTATCGCTACTTTCCAATTCAGCAACGCTCCGGTGAAGCATCGTTTACTTGTTAGGTACGTTGATTCAAAACAAAAATCAAATGTAGAAGATGACAAATATGTTTCGATTGTGGATGATGATGAAAATTTTCCCCAAAATAAGATCCCCATGATGGTTCCATCTGATGTCAGACTACGCGGTCCAGATATAATTGGTAGCTCTCAAGGTGTCCTCTTCTTGTGGTTTGCTCCAACTAAATTTGTTCTATGGAATCCCACTATTAGAAAAACGGTTCCTATTGTTGTGCCTAATTTATCAAACAATGGTGAATTTGTATCCGTTGTTGGTTTTGGGGTTTGTCTTG GGTCTTGGAGAAGTTTGTGTATGAGTGTGCCCC AATCTGAGattgttgacttttctgttgacttgaaCGTAGAAGATGATCACGTGTTTGGCGCGTGGAGTTCATTTAAACTGATCATGTGA